One genomic window of Candidatus Pseudobacter hemicellulosilyticus includes the following:
- a CDS encoding IPT/TIG domain-containing protein yields MRKEFFYCLLLVCYTMIACKKDKSENEALTITPFTVEKLSRSIVQAGQELTIYGQHLEQPELTTEVFLAGRPAAIVRGSADSLTVLVPEKVQTGSITVTLGKDSRFSLVYGPSVEVKPTPQVNGFGPVYAYGGETIELYTQHFSPVSEENELYIGNNRLEILSRKGPDTIIAKLPANATPDFLSWRTYNGPLQKMNVLFPLRLVNYPVQTVADWLKLDPAYTYMDTLVRGFPELAANYAAHKRIYDAALAYLQSPDSVYTIFLTNDGGYYKDKVTKADFYQKIRARSYNYNTLLIAAVSPGHALRLEDLQDGDSYPSAYTYNMQWDWGPDDVKNYITIQEQGGIKYAQITNPWGDTGAKVKILRELPVGKATIIELEGELGAVSME; encoded by the coding sequence ATGCGAAAAGAATTTTTTTACTGCCTGCTGCTGGTCTGCTACACGATGATTGCCTGCAAAAAAGACAAGTCGGAAAATGAAGCATTGACCATAACGCCTTTTACCGTGGAAAAGCTTAGCCGGTCAATAGTACAGGCAGGACAAGAGCTGACCATCTACGGGCAGCACCTGGAGCAACCCGAACTGACAACGGAAGTGTTCCTGGCCGGACGCCCCGCTGCAATAGTGCGAGGTTCGGCAGACAGCCTCACGGTGCTGGTACCGGAAAAAGTGCAAACAGGCAGCATAACCGTTACGCTCGGCAAGGACAGCCGTTTCAGCCTCGTGTATGGTCCTTCTGTTGAAGTAAAGCCTACCCCACAGGTAAATGGTTTTGGGCCGGTATACGCCTATGGGGGAGAAACCATTGAATTGTATACCCAGCATTTCAGTCCGGTATCGGAAGAAAATGAGCTGTATATTGGTAACAACCGGTTGGAAATACTGTCGCGCAAGGGTCCCGACACCATTATAGCAAAACTTCCCGCCAATGCAACACCCGATTTTCTTTCCTGGCGAACCTATAATGGCCCGCTGCAAAAAATGAACGTGCTGTTTCCCCTGCGGCTGGTCAACTACCCTGTCCAAACCGTGGCAGACTGGCTGAAGCTGGACCCGGCATACACCTATATGGATACACTGGTAAGAGGCTTTCCAGAACTGGCAGCCAATTATGCGGCCCATAAAAGGATCTACGATGCTGCGTTAGCGTACCTGCAAAGCCCGGATAGTGTATACACTATATTTTTGACGAACGATGGAGGATACTATAAGGACAAGGTAACCAAAGCGGATTTTTATCAAAAGATCAGGGCCAGGTCCTACAACTATAATACCCTGCTCATCGCGGCCGTTTCACCTGGCCATGCTTTGCGGCTTGAGGATCTCCAGGACGGGGACTCCTACCCTTCGGCCTATACCTATAATATGCAATGGGACTGGGGCCCCGATGACGTTAAAAACTACATTACCATCCAGGAACAAGGCGGTATAAAATACGCGCAGATCACCAACCCCTGGGGCGATACAGGGGCAAAAGTGAAAATACTGCGTGAATTGCCGGTGGGTAAAGCTACCATCATTGAACTGGAAGGTGAACTGGGGGCTGTATCGATGGAATAA
- a CDS encoding DUF4397 domain-containing protein: MNRTLYILLLSAITCLAGSCKKDTTKPDAPALAYLMMYNGSPEYFGQNSTALVNNADYGTRNYNDHGGGLIGAFSFSRYSYIDTGIYRLAFTDAAYQAGHGAKLAETWLHFNNQQHYTIYLTDSLGYYTILSTQDDVAPDEQQAKIRLVHLSPDAGKVSLHLGTVAVKPISQVGFKEVTGYVAVQPDIKPGIRIIYNDPQTGEETMLIRKSFPMEAGKCYTMVLRGYRTAPDGNINKTINLSTITNF, translated from the coding sequence ATGAACAGGACACTATATATACTGCTGCTGTCAGCCATCACCTGCCTGGCCGGCAGCTGTAAAAAAGACACCACAAAACCTGACGCGCCTGCGCTTGCCTACCTGATGATGTACAACGGATCTCCCGAATATTTCGGGCAGAACAGCACGGCACTGGTCAACAATGCCGATTACGGCACCCGGAATTACAATGATCATGGCGGTGGCCTGATAGGTGCTTTCAGCTTCTCCCGGTATAGCTATATTGATACGGGCATTTACCGGCTCGCCTTTACCGATGCTGCTTACCAGGCAGGGCATGGGGCCAAGCTGGCAGAAACATGGCTCCACTTCAACAATCAGCAGCATTATACCATATACCTCACAGACAGCCTGGGCTATTACACCATTCTGAGTACACAGGATGATGTGGCGCCGGATGAACAGCAGGCAAAGATCAGGCTGGTACACCTCAGCCCGGATGCGGGTAAGGTATCACTGCACCTGGGCACCGTTGCGGTAAAACCCATCAGTCAGGTAGGTTTCAAAGAAGTGACCGGCTATGTTGCTGTACAACCAGATATTAAGCCAGGCATCCGCATCATATACAATGACCCCCAAACGGGAGAAGAAACCATGCTCATCCGGAAATCCTTTCCCATGGAAGCGGGCAAATGTTATACGATGGTGCTGCGTGGTTACAGAACGGCGCCCGATGGGAATATAAACAAGACGATCAACCTTTCTACCATTACTAATTTTTGA
- a CDS encoding TonB-dependent receptor, with protein MHQAIKPGKRLMLLGIGIVLSMTIHAQFQQLTEKITLNLYSTTALQVIESIDKQSQFHFSFAPEQFANKKIDSIKVNGIALGSLLQQLEKKHGFQFTVREDQVLVKWKTNAAGPDQKKATGRITGKVVDFENGDPLTGATVSLESTGSQTVTNDKGEYVFTAIPPGEYAVAASYVGYKKDKITQVKVAEEKTVVIDIKLQVGGENPAVMTGVIVTALKNKRVINTTDAQLISELYRSKTVISGISNEQIARTLDRDAAEVVKRIPGINISPDNFVIVRGLGKRYNLTFLNDAMAPAADADSRAFSYDMISSNAIDRIMVYKSPSPDLPGEFSGGLVKIYTKKSQVTRQVDVQLSAQYRPNSTFENTWSYAGGKYDFLGFDDGTRQLPSGIPNATAFNQLNPADNARYSRQFKNIYTLDRNYRALPDLRFNLNYYDAWKIGNRYLRNLTTIAYTHTHEQRLTEQHSLYRYDGQITQGIHGARISAIQSNEIKASENLTLEWRNFFNVNNQRVAVEDFRLLDGRDNQEFRHTNLYYVQQLLYSSQLTGTYQFGKDKVNSLKANISYSSIHKQEPDNRDYTLNRQTPRDGETGKATPWVLGHELISFYTLSRVFTDVKENNYQGNIDLTYRINPIWGLKSGIYHETRERSFSNRTFAIFNGVNLYDQNIAITGSKFIEDNGTVSGHNSIQEAYLPHYFRESMFREDGTGYRWMEKTTPNNQYKADNVLNAGYISTDINLLQDRINVFGGLRVEHNRFRILGSYPNGLATYPLLVDQPITSWLPSANISFHIDSSMILRAGYGKTLNRPEFREAAPLRYTNYIDQEVYTGNPNLTTVNIHNAEIRWEWYPSSARKTDMVNAGFFYKNLDRPIERFRMVFVEAFDQYVYSNTGNANVWGLEAELRKDFDFIPGSFFRRLSTVLNGAWFKSEVKVPAMPQFPGYNAPRVRPMQGQSPYLLNASLNYEDAGRGTKVSATFNRAADYIYAVGSRGGTMPDADIMMRARNQLDITWRQRINKIFSINAGVQNILNAPFLLYQDWTQNYEYNAPPGKPTVPANGDTDLVFRKFHQYPYFSFAVNMIF; from the coding sequence ATGCACCAGGCTATTAAACCCGGCAAACGGCTGATGCTATTGGGCATTGGAATAGTACTCTCTATGACTATTCATGCCCAGTTCCAGCAGCTTACAGAGAAAATAACGCTAAACCTGTATTCAACCACTGCCCTGCAGGTCATAGAGAGCATTGACAAACAAAGCCAGTTCCATTTTTCCTTTGCACCCGAGCAGTTCGCCAATAAAAAGATTGATTCTATTAAGGTCAATGGCATAGCCCTGGGCAGCCTTTTGCAGCAACTGGAGAAGAAACACGGGTTTCAATTCACGGTCCGCGAAGATCAGGTCCTCGTGAAGTGGAAAACAAATGCAGCCGGGCCTGATCAAAAAAAGGCCACAGGACGGATCACCGGTAAAGTAGTGGATTTTGAGAACGGAGACCCGTTGACAGGCGCTACCGTCAGCCTGGAATCTACCGGTTCGCAGACTGTTACCAATGATAAGGGCGAGTATGTTTTTACCGCCATTCCACCGGGCGAATATGCGGTGGCGGCTTCTTATGTAGGCTATAAAAAAGATAAGATCACGCAGGTAAAGGTGGCAGAAGAGAAAACAGTGGTCATTGACATCAAGTTGCAGGTAGGAGGTGAAAATCCGGCCGTCATGACCGGTGTGATAGTTACCGCCCTCAAGAACAAACGGGTGATCAATACCACCGATGCGCAGCTGATCAGTGAGCTATACCGGTCCAAAACGGTGATATCAGGTATTTCCAATGAGCAGATTGCCCGTACCCTCGACAGGGATGCCGCAGAAGTAGTAAAGCGTATCCCCGGTATCAATATATCACCGGATAATTTTGTGATTGTACGCGGACTGGGAAAGCGCTACAACCTTACCTTTTTAAATGACGCCATGGCGCCGGCAGCCGATGCAGACAGTCGCGCCTTCTCCTATGATATGATCAGCAGCAATGCCATAGACCGCATCATGGTATACAAATCACCATCACCTGATCTCCCCGGCGAATTTTCCGGCGGCCTGGTCAAGATATACACCAAGAAAAGCCAGGTAACCCGTCAGGTAGATGTTCAGCTGTCAGCACAGTACCGCCCGAATTCCACTTTTGAAAACACCTGGTCCTATGCCGGAGGTAAGTATGACTTTCTCGGCTTCGATGACGGCACCCGCCAGTTACCATCCGGTATTCCCAATGCTACGGCCTTCAACCAGCTTAATCCTGCGGACAATGCGCGTTATTCCCGTCAGTTCAAAAATATCTACACCCTTGACAGGAACTATCGCGCCCTGCCTGATCTGCGGTTCAATCTGAACTATTATGATGCCTGGAAGATAGGAAACCGTTATCTCAGGAACCTCACCACCATTGCTTATACCCATACACATGAACAAAGACTGACGGAGCAGCATTCTTTGTACAGGTACGACGGCCAGATAACCCAGGGTATTCATGGTGCACGTATTTCCGCTATCCAGAGCAATGAGATCAAAGCCAGTGAAAACCTGACCCTGGAGTGGAGGAACTTTTTCAATGTCAACAACCAGCGCGTAGCGGTAGAAGATTTCAGGTTGCTGGATGGGCGTGACAACCAGGAATTCCGGCACACGAACCTGTACTATGTACAGCAGCTGTTGTACTCAAGCCAGCTTACAGGTACATACCAATTTGGTAAAGACAAGGTCAACAGCCTGAAAGCAAATATCAGTTATTCCTCTATTCACAAACAGGAACCGGACAACCGCGACTATACCCTCAACAGGCAAACTCCCAGGGACGGTGAAACCGGAAAGGCCACTCCCTGGGTGCTGGGCCATGAACTGATCTCCTTTTATACACTGAGCCGGGTCTTTACGGATGTAAAGGAGAACAACTACCAGGGCAACATAGACCTTACTTACCGCATTAACCCCATCTGGGGACTCAAATCAGGCATTTACCATGAAACAAGGGAACGCAGCTTCAGTAACCGCACATTTGCCATCTTCAATGGGGTGAACCTGTATGATCAGAATATTGCTATTACTGGTTCCAAGTTCATAGAAGACAACGGCACCGTATCCGGTCACAACAGCATACAGGAAGCATACCTGCCGCACTATTTCCGGGAATCCATGTTCAGGGAGGATGGTACCGGCTACCGCTGGATGGAGAAAACAACACCCAACAATCAATACAAGGCAGATAATGTACTGAATGCAGGATATATCAGTACAGACATCAACCTGCTGCAGGACCGCATCAATGTTTTTGGAGGACTGCGGGTGGAGCATAACCGTTTCCGCATTTTAGGTTCTTACCCCAATGGCCTGGCTACCTATCCATTACTTGTAGACCAGCCCATTACCTCCTGGCTGCCTTCTGCCAATATCTCGTTCCATATAGACAGCAGCATGATCCTGCGGGCCGGCTATGGTAAAACACTCAACAGGCCGGAATTCAGGGAAGCAGCCCCCTTGCGTTATACCAACTACATTGACCAGGAAGTATATACCGGCAACCCCAACCTTACCACGGTCAATATCCACAATGCAGAAATAAGATGGGAATGGTACCCCAGCAGCGCCCGCAAAACAGATATGGTCAATGCTGGCTTTTTCTATAAGAACCTCGATCGGCCGATAGAGCGGTTCCGCATGGTGTTCGTGGAAGCCTTCGATCAATATGTATACAGCAATACCGGCAACGCCAATGTATGGGGCCTGGAAGCTGAGCTGAGAAAGGATTTTGATTTTATTCCAGGCAGTTTTTTCAGGCGCTTATCAACCGTACTGAATGGCGCCTGGTTCAAAAGCGAAGTAAAGGTGCCCGCTATGCCCCAGTTCCCGGGGTATAACGCCCCACGGGTTCGTCCCATGCAGGGCCAGTCGCCTTACCTCCTCAACGCCTCACTCAACTATGAAGATGCCGGTCGCGGCACCAAGGTATCAGCCACTTTCAACCGGGCAGCCGATTATATCTATGCGGTAGGCTCGCGCGGAGGAACAATGCCTGATGCGGATATCATGATGAGGGCCCGCAATCAACTCGATATTACCTGGCGCCAGCGCATCAATAAAATATTCAGCATCAATGCCGGGGTACAGAACATATTGAATGCGCCTTTCTTATTGTACCAGGACTGGACGCAGAACTATGAATACAATGCTCCTCCGGGGAAACCAACAGTACCCGCCAATGGCGATACCGACCTGGTATTCCGGAAATTTCACCAATACCCTTATTTCTCATTTGCAGTTAACATGATCTTCTGA